In Bradyrhizobium guangxiense, the following are encoded in one genomic region:
- a CDS encoding NlpC/P60 family protein, with translation MHDPRLTPARGDLAAKYLEGKVQADRYVSGEEFEVVEAIAPVREQPSSSAMLMTQALRGERVMVYDRNGEGWAWAQLHGDGYVGWLPDAALARPSDAPTHLVGALRTFAFPGPSIKLPPADTLVMGSKLAVTREDGSFAVTHDGSYVPKTHLVRLDHREPDFVAVAERFVGTPYLWGGKSSFGIDCSGLVQVSLTSAGIGCPRDSDMQLAGLGRPLEPHERSRLQRGDLIFWKGHVAIVRDGSTMVHANAHHMATVIEPIEPAIARIKQAGSEVVAIKRL, from the coding sequence ATGCATGACCCGCGGCTGACGCCGGCGCGGGGTGACCTCGCCGCAAAATATCTCGAAGGCAAGGTGCAGGCGGATCGATACGTCAGCGGCGAGGAATTCGAGGTGGTCGAAGCGATCGCGCCGGTGCGCGAGCAGCCGTCATCGAGCGCGATGCTGATGACGCAGGCCCTGCGCGGCGAACGCGTCATGGTCTACGACCGCAACGGCGAGGGTTGGGCGTGGGCCCAGCTCCATGGCGATGGCTATGTCGGCTGGCTGCCGGATGCGGCGCTCGCGAGGCCATCGGACGCCCCAACTCATCTGGTCGGCGCGCTGCGGACATTTGCGTTCCCCGGTCCCTCGATCAAGCTGCCGCCGGCCGATACGCTCGTGATGGGATCGAAGCTCGCCGTGACGCGCGAGGACGGCAGCTTCGCCGTGACGCATGACGGCAGTTATGTGCCGAAAACGCATCTCGTCCGGCTCGATCATCGCGAGCCGGACTTCGTCGCAGTCGCCGAGCGCTTCGTCGGCACGCCCTATCTCTGGGGCGGCAAGAGCAGCTTTGGCATCGATTGCTCCGGTCTCGTCCAGGTCTCGCTGACGTCCGCCGGGATCGGCTGCCCGCGCGACAGCGACATGCAGCTCGCCGGCCTCGGCCGCCCCCTGGAACCGCACGAGCGAAGCCGCTTGCAGCGCGGCGATCTGATCTTCTGGAAGGGCCATGTCGCGATCGTCCGCGATGGCAGCACCATGGTTCACGCCAATGCGCATCACATGGCGACCGTGATCGAACCGATCGAGCCAGCGATCGCGCGGATCAAGCAGGCCGGCAGCGAGGTCGTCGCAATCAAGCGGCTCTGA
- a CDS encoding extracellular solute-binding protein: protein MTQMSRRHVLALGVGGAFGASLGTKPLRGARASEAGTEAHGISAFGDLKYPADFHHFDYVNLDAPKGGTFSLIPSVRAYNQSYQTFNSLNAFILKGDGAQGMDMTFSPLMVRANDEPDAMYGLAAKSVRISPDRLVYRFTMRPEAKFHDGTKLTAHDAAFSLTSLKTKGHPLIIVQMRDMVSAEAIDDATLVVTFAKGRARDVPLYVAGLPIFSKAYYASRPFDESSLEIPLGSGPYKVGRFEVNRYIEFERVKDWWAAGLPVCRGSYNFDVVRYEFYRDRDVAFEGFTGKSYLYREEFTSRIWATRYDFPAVKDGRVKMEVVPDDTPSGAQGWFINTRREKFRDPRVREALIDAFDFEWTNKTIMYGAYARTVSPFQNSDLMAGNAPPSPEELKLLEPFRGQIPDEVFAAPFAPPVSDGSGQDRSLLRKAQQLLTEAGVPIKDGKRVLPNGEPFKIEFLLDEPSFQPHHAPFIKNLATLGIEASVRLVDAVQHKARQEEFDFDMTIQRFSMSATPGDAMRAFFSSQVANTKGSYNLAGVASPAIDAMIEKIMAADSREELTIACRAFDRLFRAGRYWVPQWYNKTHRLAYWDQFGHPQRLPRYANGVGAPDIWWHEPAKAAKLEQAK from the coding sequence ATGACGCAGATGTCACGCCGCCATGTGCTGGCCCTCGGAGTTGGCGGCGCCTTCGGGGCGTCGCTGGGCACGAAGCCATTGCGTGGTGCGCGAGCATCGGAAGCGGGGACCGAGGCACACGGCATCTCGGCCTTCGGCGATCTCAAATATCCCGCCGACTTCCATCATTTCGACTACGTCAATCTCGACGCGCCGAAGGGCGGCACGTTCTCTCTGATCCCGTCGGTGCGCGCCTATAACCAGTCCTACCAGACCTTCAACTCGCTCAATGCCTTCATCCTGAAGGGCGACGGCGCGCAAGGCATGGACATGACGTTCTCGCCGCTGATGGTGCGGGCGAACGACGAGCCGGATGCGATGTACGGGCTTGCCGCCAAATCCGTACGGATCTCGCCGGACAGGCTGGTCTATCGCTTCACGATGCGGCCCGAGGCGAAATTCCACGATGGCACGAAGCTCACCGCTCACGATGCCGCGTTTTCGCTGACGTCGCTGAAGACCAAAGGCCATCCGCTGATCATCGTGCAGATGCGCGACATGGTCAGCGCGGAAGCGATCGACGATGCGACGCTCGTCGTCACCTTCGCCAAGGGACGCGCACGCGACGTGCCGCTCTATGTCGCGGGCCTGCCGATCTTCTCGAAAGCCTATTACGCGTCCCGCCCGTTCGACGAATCGTCTCTGGAGATTCCGCTGGGCTCGGGTCCGTACAAGGTCGGCAGGTTCGAGGTCAATCGCTACATCGAGTTCGAGCGGGTCAAGGACTGGTGGGCGGCCGGTCTGCCGGTTTGCCGCGGCAGCTACAATTTCGACGTCGTGCGCTACGAATTCTATCGCGACCGCGATGTCGCCTTCGAGGGCTTTACCGGCAAGAGCTATCTCTACCGCGAGGAGTTCACCTCACGCATCTGGGCGACGCGCTATGACTTCCCCGCCGTGAAGGACGGCCGGGTCAAGATGGAGGTCGTGCCCGACGATACGCCCTCGGGCGCACAGGGCTGGTTCATCAACACGCGTCGCGAGAAATTCAGGGATCCGCGCGTGCGCGAGGCCCTGATCGACGCCTTCGATTTCGAATGGACCAACAAGACCATCATGTACGGCGCCTATGCCCGTACGGTGTCGCCATTCCAAAACTCGGACCTCATGGCAGGCAACGCGCCGCCCTCGCCGGAAGAGCTGAAGCTGCTGGAGCCGTTTCGCGGCCAGATTCCCGACGAGGTATTTGCTGCACCTTTCGCGCCTCCAGTCTCCGACGGCTCGGGTCAGGACCGCAGCCTGCTCCGCAAGGCGCAGCAATTGCTGACCGAGGCCGGCGTGCCCATCAAGGACGGCAAGCGGGTGCTGCCGAACGGCGAGCCATTCAAGATCGAGTTCCTGTTGGATGAACCCTCGTTCCAGCCGCATCATGCGCCCTTCATCAAGAATCTCGCGACGCTCGGTATCGAAGCGAGTGTGCGCCTCGTTGATGCCGTACAGCACAAGGCCCGGCAGGAAGAGTTCGACTTCGACATGACGATCCAGCGCTTCAGCATGTCGGCAACGCCGGGCGATGCCATGCGCGCGTTCTTCTCCTCGCAGGTCGCGAATACCAAGGGCTCGTACAATCTCGCCGGCGTCGCCAGCCCGGCAATTGATGCCATGATCGAGAAGATCATGGCTGCCGACAGCCGGGAGGAACTGACCATCGCCTGCCGTGCCTTCGACCGCCTGTTCCGCGCCGGCCGCTATTGGGTGCCGCAATGGTACAACAAGACGCACCGGCTGGCTTATTGGGATCAGTTCGGCCATCCGCAGAGGCTTCCGCGTTATGCCAACGGCGTCGGCGCACCCGACATCTGGTGGCATGAGCCGGCCAAGGCGGCCAAGCTCGAGCAGGCGAAGTAG
- a CDS encoding ABC transporter permease: MTITAPTPIETTAKSPLGDAVPITRKPFAPSPLNRRRWQNFKANRRGYWSFWIFIALFVVSLFAELIANDRPFLIKFDGHLYWPAFVTYSETTFGGDFETAADYRDPYLQKLIKDKNGTIVWPLIRYSYDTHNLDLPTPAPSPPTWMLTEKQCQPVVEKKGLKSCRDLEYNWLGTDDQGRDVVARLIYGFRISVLFGLCLTIVSSVIGIAAGAVQGYFGGRVDLIFQRFIEIWTAIPSLYLLLILSSVLVPGFFVLLGILLLFSWVSLVGLVRAEFLRGRNFEYIQAARALGVSNPVIMFRHLLPNAMVATMTFLPFIVSSSVMTLTALDFLGFGLPPGSPSLGELLSQAKANVQAPWLGFSGFFSVAIMLSLLIFIGEAVRDAFDPRKTFR; the protein is encoded by the coding sequence ATGACGATCACCGCGCCGACGCCGATCGAAACCACAGCGAAGTCGCCGCTTGGCGATGCCGTTCCGATCACGCGCAAGCCGTTCGCACCTTCGCCGCTGAACAGGCGGCGGTGGCAGAACTTCAAGGCGAATCGCCGCGGCTACTGGTCGTTCTGGATATTCATCGCCCTGTTCGTGGTCTCGCTGTTCGCCGAGCTGATCGCCAACGATCGGCCCTTCCTGATCAAGTTCGACGGCCATCTCTATTGGCCCGCCTTTGTGACCTATTCGGAAACCACCTTCGGCGGCGACTTCGAAACCGCTGCCGACTATCGCGACCCGTACTTGCAGAAGCTGATCAAGGACAAGAACGGCACCATCGTCTGGCCCCTGATCCGCTATTCCTACGACACCCACAATCTCGATCTGCCGACGCCGGCGCCCTCGCCGCCGACCTGGATGTTGACCGAGAAGCAGTGCCAGCCGGTCGTGGAGAAGAAAGGGCTGAAGAGCTGCCGCGATCTCGAATATAACTGGCTCGGCACCGACGATCAGGGCCGCGACGTCGTCGCGCGGCTGATCTATGGCTTCCGCATCTCGGTGCTATTCGGCCTTTGCCTGACCATCGTCTCCTCCGTCATCGGCATCGCAGCGGGCGCGGTGCAGGGATATTTCGGCGGCCGGGTCGATCTCATCTTCCAGCGCTTCATCGAGATCTGGACCGCGATCCCCTCGCTCTACCTTCTCCTCATCCTGTCCTCGGTGCTGGTGCCCGGCTTCTTCGTGCTGCTCGGCATCCTCCTGCTGTTCTCCTGGGTCTCACTGGTTGGCCTCGTGCGGGCCGAGTTCCTGCGCGGTCGCAACTTCGAATACATTCAGGCGGCGCGGGCGCTCGGCGTCTCCAACCCCGTCATCATGTTCCGCCACCTGCTGCCGAACGCCATGGTGGCGACCATGACCTTCCTGCCGTTCATCGTGTCGAGCTCGGTGATGACGCTGACTGCGCTCGATTTCCTGGGCTTCGGCCTGCCGCCGGGCTCGCCTTCGCTCGGCGAACTGCTGTCGCAGGCCAAGGCCAACGTGCAGGCGCCCTGGCTCGGCTTCTCCGGCTTCTTCTCGGTGGCGATCATGCTGTCGCTCCTGATCTTCATCGGCGAAGCCGTGCGCGACGCCTTCGATCCGCGCAAGACGTTCAGGTAA
- a CDS encoding microcin C ABC transporter permease YejB has product MSAYIARRILLMIPTLLGILFVSFVVVQFAPGGPVERVIAQLSGADTGGTSRISGGSDFAQRAPGQVGAGGDAINSKYRGAQGLDPDFIKKLEAQFGFDKPAPERFALMVWNFARFDFGKSYFRDVSVIQLIREKLPVSISLGLWLTLVTYLISIPLGIRKAVKDGTRFDTWTSTILVLGYAIPGFLFAILLIILFAGGSFFNWFPLRGLTSDGWSQFPWYWKIIDYFWHLTLPLIAMGLGAFTTMTFLTKNSFLDEIRKQYVMTARAKGCSEGRVLYGHVFRNAMLIVIAGFPGTFIHAFFSGSLLIETIFSLDGLGLLSFESVLNRDYPVVFGTLYIFSLVGLVINLISDLTYMWIDPRIDFEAREV; this is encoded by the coding sequence ATGAGCGCCTATATCGCCCGCCGCATCCTCCTGATGATTCCGACGCTGCTTGGAATCCTCTTCGTCTCCTTCGTCGTCGTGCAGTTCGCGCCGGGCGGCCCGGTCGAGCGCGTGATTGCGCAACTCTCCGGCGCCGATACCGGCGGCACCTCGCGCATTTCCGGCGGCAGCGATTTTGCACAGCGTGCGCCCGGGCAGGTCGGGGCCGGCGGCGATGCCATCAACTCGAAATATCGCGGCGCGCAGGGGCTCGACCCTGACTTCATCAAGAAGCTCGAAGCGCAATTTGGTTTCGACAAGCCGGCACCGGAGCGCTTCGCTCTGATGGTTTGGAATTTCGCCCGCTTCGATTTCGGCAAGAGCTATTTCCGCGACGTCAGCGTGATTCAGCTCATCAGGGAGAAGCTGCCTGTCTCGATCTCGCTCGGCCTCTGGCTGACGCTGGTTACCTATCTGATCTCGATCCCGCTCGGCATTCGCAAGGCGGTGAAGGACGGCACGCGTTTCGATACCTGGACATCGACCATTCTCGTGCTGGGTTATGCCATTCCCGGCTTTCTGTTTGCGATCCTGCTGATCATCCTGTTTGCCGGCGGATCCTTCTTCAACTGGTTCCCGCTGCGCGGACTGACCTCGGACGGCTGGTCGCAGTTTCCATGGTACTGGAAGATCATCGATTATTTCTGGCATCTGACACTGCCGCTGATCGCCATGGGGCTGGGTGCCTTCACCACCATGACGTTCCTGACCAAGAACTCGTTCCTGGACGAGATCCGCAAGCAATATGTCATGACCGCGCGCGCCAAGGGCTGCAGCGAGGGCCGGGTGCTTTACGGCCATGTCTTCCGAAATGCGATGCTGATCGTGATTGCGGGCTTCCCCGGGACCTTCATCCACGCCTTCTTTTCGGGCTCGCTTCTGATCGAGACCATCTTCTCGCTGGATGGGCTCGGACTGCTCAGCTTCGAGAGCGTGCTCAACCGCGACTATCCCGTGGTGTTCGGGACACTCTACATCTTTTCGCTGGTCGGCCTCGTGATCAATCTGATCTCCGACCTGACCTATATGTGGATTGACCCTCGGATCGATTTCGAGGCGCGGGAGGTCTGA
- a CDS encoding leucyl aminopeptidase family protein, with amino-acid sequence MPSVFETSPTAIPITFVTKSSWDQVAGTLPPAQRQFASASAFAAKPGGYLALPAPDGAIAQVLFGLEDDGARSRDLFRPGALPGLLPPGTYRFANAPHDARLAALAFALGTYRFARYRKTDRPEVRLVPPDGVDPAEIDRIAGAATLARDLINTPSNDMGPDELAAVAQALAAEFGASFACTVGEELAKNFPLIHAVGMASSRAPRLIDISWGDPGHPKVTLVGKGVCFDTGGLDLKPSSGMLIMKKDMGGAANVLALARMVMDAKLKVRLRVLIPAVENAVAGNAFRPLDIFTSRKGITVEIGNTDAEGRLVLADALALADEETPDLLVDLGTLTGAARVALGPDLPPFYTNDETLAADLARCAVKENDPLWRMPLWPPYDAWLDSKTATITNAPSGGFAGSITCALFLQRFVEQARSWLHVDIYGWTPSAKPARPEGGECQAARAIYALLSERYA; translated from the coding sequence CACCAAATCGAGCTGGGATCAGGTCGCCGGGACGCTGCCGCCGGCGCAACGCCAGTTTGCGAGCGCCAGCGCCTTTGCAGCCAAGCCGGGCGGCTATCTCGCCCTGCCCGCGCCGGATGGCGCGATCGCGCAGGTGCTGTTCGGCCTCGAGGACGACGGCGCAAGATCGCGCGACCTGTTCCGGCCCGGCGCCCTGCCCGGCCTGCTGCCGCCCGGCACCTATCGCTTTGCCAATGCGCCGCACGATGCACGGCTGGCGGCGCTCGCCTTCGCGCTCGGCACATACCGCTTCGCGCGCTACCGCAAGACTGACAGGCCCGAGGTCCGGCTGGTGCCGCCTGATGGCGTGGACCCGGCCGAGATCGATCGGATCGCCGGTGCGGCGACGCTGGCACGCGACCTCATCAACACGCCGTCCAACGACATGGGCCCGGATGAGCTCGCCGCAGTCGCGCAAGCGCTAGCGGCGGAATTCGGTGCGAGCTTTGCCTGCACCGTCGGCGAGGAGTTGGCGAAGAATTTCCCGCTGATCCACGCCGTCGGCATGGCATCCAGCCGCGCCCCGCGGCTGATCGACATCAGTTGGGGCGATCCTGGTCATCCCAAGGTGACGCTGGTCGGCAAGGGCGTCTGCTTCGACACCGGCGGGCTCGATCTGAAGCCGTCGAGCGGCATGCTGATCATGAAGAAGGACATGGGCGGCGCCGCCAACGTGCTGGCGCTGGCGCGCATGGTGATGGACGCGAAGCTGAAGGTGCGGCTACGCGTGCTGATTCCGGCCGTGGAGAACGCGGTCGCCGGCAATGCCTTCCGCCCGCTCGATATCTTCACCTCGCGCAAGGGCATCACCGTCGAGATCGGCAATACCGACGCGGAAGGACGCCTGGTGCTCGCAGATGCGCTGGCGCTGGCTGACGAGGAGACGCCCGACTTGCTGGTCGACCTCGGCACGCTGACGGGCGCAGCGCGTGTTGCGCTGGGACCGGATCTGCCGCCGTTTTACACCAATGATGAGACCCTTGCCGCCGACCTCGCGCGCTGCGCGGTGAAGGAGAACGATCCGTTGTGGCGCATGCCGCTATGGCCGCCTTACGATGCATGGCTGGACTCCAAGACGGCCACCATCACCAATGCGCCCTCCGGTGGCTTTGCCGGCTCGATCACCTGCGCGCTGTTCCTGCAGCGCTTCGTCGAGCAGGCCAGGAGCTGGCTGCATGTCGACATCTATGGCTGGACGCCGTCGGCGAAGCCGGCGCGGCCCGAAGGCGGCGAGTGCCAGGCCGCGCGCGCCATCTACGCACTCCTGAGCGAACGCTATGCATGA
- a CDS encoding ABC transporter ATP-binding protein, with translation MDAINQPLLSVRDLSVAFHQGGATTLAVDKVSFQIKRGECLALVGESGSGKSVSALSILKLLPYPNASHPSGSIRFKGEELIDRSEQQMREIRGSDISIIFQEPMTSLNPLHTIEAQIGEIIQLHNPTSNAEARRRTLELLTQVGIPDPETRLKSYPHQLSGGQRQRVMIAMALANEPDLLIADEPTTALDVTVQAQILALLAEIRSRLGMSLLFITHDLGIVRRIADTVCVMKGGEIVEQGPVEQVFKAPKHPYTRDLLAAEPKPDPAPPQPDAPVVMSANDLKVWFPIKRGLMRKTVGHIKAVDGVSVAVRKGETLGVVGESGSGKTTLGLALLRLISSNGRIVFLGKDIQGLRFKEMRPFRRDMQIVFQDPFGSLSPRMSVADIIAEGLSVHQPKLSREEREARVVKALEDVGLKPDTRYRYPHEFSGGQRQRISIARAVVLEPDFVVLDEPTSALDMLFQAQMVDLLRELQRKRELTYMFISHDLRVVASLASHLIVMRGGKVVEEGQASELFKNPKTDYTRALFAAAFRLETAGNGSGAT, from the coding sequence ATGGACGCGATCAACCAGCCCCTGCTCAGCGTGCGCGATCTCTCTGTGGCCTTCCACCAGGGCGGCGCGACCACGCTTGCGGTCGACAAGGTCTCGTTTCAGATCAAGCGCGGCGAATGCCTTGCGCTGGTCGGCGAATCCGGCTCCGGCAAGTCGGTGAGCGCGCTGTCGATCCTGAAGCTGCTGCCCTATCCGAACGCCTCGCATCCGTCAGGGAGCATCCGCTTCAAAGGTGAGGAGCTGATCGACCGCTCCGAGCAGCAGATGCGGGAGATCAGAGGCAGCGACATCTCCATCATCTTCCAGGAGCCGATGACCTCGCTCAATCCGCTGCACACGATCGAGGCGCAGATCGGCGAGATCATCCAGCTGCACAATCCGACCAGCAATGCGGAGGCCCGCAGGCGGACACTGGAGCTGCTGACGCAGGTCGGCATTCCCGATCCGGAGACGCGGCTGAAAAGCTATCCACACCAGCTCTCTGGCGGCCAGCGCCAGCGCGTCATGATCGCGATGGCGCTCGCCAACGAGCCGGACCTGTTGATCGCGGACGAGCCGACGACGGCGCTCGACGTCACCGTGCAGGCGCAGATCCTGGCGCTGCTCGCCGAGATCCGCTCGCGGCTCGGCATGAGCCTGCTCTTCATCACCCACGATCTCGGCATCGTGCGCCGCATCGCCGACACCGTCTGCGTCATGAAGGGCGGCGAGATCGTCGAGCAGGGGCCAGTCGAGCAGGTCTTCAAGGCCCCCAAGCATCCCTATACACGCGACTTGCTCGCGGCGGAGCCGAAGCCGGATCCGGCGCCGCCACAGCCGGATGCACCGGTGGTGATGTCGGCCAATGATCTGAAAGTGTGGTTCCCGATCAAGCGTGGCTTGATGCGCAAGACAGTCGGCCACATCAAGGCGGTCGACGGCGTCAGCGTCGCCGTGCGCAAGGGCGAGACGCTCGGTGTCGTCGGCGAATCCGGCTCGGGCAAGACCACGCTGGGGCTGGCCCTCTTGCGCCTGATCTCCTCGAACGGACGCATCGTCTTCTTAGGGAAGGACATCCAGGGCCTGCGCTTCAAGGAGATGCGCCCGTTCCGGCGCGACATGCAGATCGTGTTCCAGGATCCGTTCGGCTCGCTCTCACCGCGCATGTCGGTCGCCGACATCATCGCCGAAGGTCTCTCGGTGCATCAGCCGAAGCTGTCGCGCGAGGAGCGTGAGGCGCGCGTCGTCAAGGCGTTGGAAGACGTGGGCTTGAAGCCCGACACCCGCTATCGCTATCCCCATGAATTCTCCGGCGGCCAGCGCCAGCGCATCAGCATCGCGCGGGCGGTGGTGCTGGAGCCCGATTTCGTCGTGCTGGACGAGCCGACCAGCGCGCTCGACATGCTGTTCCAGGCGCAGATGGTCGATCTCTTGCGCGAGCTCCAGCGCAAGCGGGAGCTCACCTACATGTTCATCTCGCACGATTTGCGTGTCGTTGCTTCGCTTGCGAGCCACCTGATCGTCATGCGTGGCGGCAAGGTGGTCGAAGAGGGACAGGCCTCCGAGCTGTTCAAGAACCCGAAGACCGATTACACGCGCGCGCTGTTCGCGGCGGCGTTCCGGCTGGAGACGGCCGGCAACGGCTCGGGGGCGACGTAG